A genomic segment from Flavobacterium sp. 9R encodes:
- a CDS encoding type IX secretion system membrane protein PorP/SprF → MKLKFILPLVLLLTQLTIAQEGIAVYSDYLSDNYYLLHPSMAGSSNCAKIRLTSRQQWTSQPESPRLQTLSFNMGVGERSGIGAIVFNDRNGYHSQKGLKLTYAHHLPLNESGPELNQLSFGMNAGIIQSSLDETKFSPIFDPITQAGAQLKDSYFNLDVGLSYQYNNFYTHATIKNIVANQRQLYTDIESDNLRKYLFSTGYIFGETELLQVEPSVLFQLVEKTQESFVDINLKLYKKLNEGILWGGISYRRSLDGATYGTNNSQKLQNLIPILGVNYKNVMFAYTYTSFVGNIQFASGGFHQITLGLDVFCKKLRYDCFCPAVN, encoded by the coding sequence ATGAAATTAAAATTCATATTACCACTAGTACTCTTACTAACTCAACTAACAATTGCACAAGAGGGAATTGCTGTCTACAGTGATTACCTCTCAGACAACTATTACTTACTGCACCCATCAATGGCTGGAAGTTCTAATTGTGCAAAAATTAGACTTACAAGTAGACAACAATGGACTTCACAACCAGAATCGCCAAGATTACAAACACTTAGTTTTAATATGGGAGTTGGTGAACGTTCAGGGATTGGTGCAATCGTTTTTAATGATAGAAATGGATACCATTCCCAAAAAGGATTAAAACTAACCTATGCCCATCACCTACCACTCAATGAAAGCGGTCCAGAATTGAATCAATTATCATTTGGAATGAATGCTGGTATCATTCAAAGTAGTCTTGACGAGACCAAATTTAGTCCCATCTTTGACCCTATTACCCAAGCTGGTGCACAATTAAAGGATTCCTATTTTAATCTTGACGTGGGTTTATCCTATCAATATAATAATTTCTATACCCACGCAACAATAAAAAATATTGTTGCCAATCAAAGACAATTGTATACCGATATTGAATCCGATAATCTTAGAAAATATCTTTTTTCCACAGGTTATATCTTTGGTGAAACGGAACTATTACAAGTAGAGCCTTCCGTTTTATTTCAATTGGTGGAAAAAACCCAAGAGAGTTTTGTCGATATTAATTTAAAACTATATAAAAAGTTAAATGAAGGTATATTGTGGGGAGGCATTTCATACAGAAGAAGCCTAGATGGTGCCACTTACGGTACGAATAACAGCCAAAAACTGCAGAACCTTATTCCAATTCTAGGTGTTAATTATAAAAATGTAATGTTTGCCTATACTTATACATCCTTTGTGGGTAACATACAATTTGCTAGCGGTGGTTTTCATCAAATCACTCTCGGATTGGATGTTTTTTGCAAAAAACTACGCTACGATTGTTTTTGTCCTGCGGTCAATTAA
- a CDS encoding T9SS type B sorting domain-containing protein: MLLLGIGSTSNLFAQNLITNGNFGTFNASVPKPPAVGYQSNYNQINYNQGNSVPREYAITNDAFSVNTTNFISIKDHTNGNGTGNMMVVDGDSNEIFWKQNPDRQLLAGQAYVFSFWIANVAISGNPKATIRFNPSGCSSCSSSTIDLNTLPAGWNKVSFTITPSTTQWVRIELSTVGAGGGGNDFAIDDISLFGPPLPIAISSSKTNPSCIAASDGAIIAYGAGGIQPYTYQLSGTATATNTTGIFTGLTGGTYTATVIDSDSTPKTISTSVITLTEPTPVTISSSSTGCILSGNSVNLTATGGIAPYTWTANIGGNPSSTSNMITVNPTTTTTYNVSSTINSTLTPSNLITNGDFENFNNGFSSEYGFYTVNPLGAQIAYGIKSDPSQWYSKFGKYTDHTSGTGNMLVCDGATDGTSVVWSQTVTVNPSTAYNFSFWAQNLINSNYATFKVTVNDIPITISPTSATNVGAASDGSTVGGGWTELKGIWNSGGVSLATIKIIDTNTLSAGNDFAIDDIALIAQTPINKSCLLTASITLTVGGTSPITSFSYTTPICQNEANPLPILATGFKTGGNFSSTSGLAINSTTGEIDLANSTAGTYVVTYAVNADATLCTTAGSSTYTIVIKPVPTITSTQNNSRCGNGTLLLQAIASSGSVQWYTNATGGSAIATGSTFTTPSLSTTTTYYVDAVDNGCSTNSRTAVVATVNSLPAIPTFTKTEPTCSTPSGTLVITGPTPLTDYQFSLDGGTFTSATTYSNLIPGPHTLEAKLITTSCSSGTVTAYIALIPSGPTAIASTIAPATCGNSNGSISLGAVTGGTSGFTYSFDGSIFTATLNYSGLASGDHTLVIKDSNDCLSPVILLNVPSISSAAQPSAVASAHPTCTNANAGEITVTTVAGLTYSIDGSDYSNTSGIFSGLASGSYSVTAKNATGCISPATIVGINNQPITPVLVITNPNPVCSPTTIDLTAASITAGSTGGGTLSYWTNAAASTPLLTPNSITSSGTYYIKSIVGGICYDIKPVVVTIRPTETIAISCGTSTMNSVSFNWNAITDCIGFTYTTTVNGAAGSSGTLIATATSLTISGLSPGDAVQLTLTPTGSNCVQAVTSAPCFTLVCPLPTVDAISNTVVCSGDTIPIQAFTSTPIDPTTTFNWTITNNIGNASATGTGNIPSFVANNTTNSPIVGTITVTASQGACTGPATTYTITVQPLPVVTITTPAAVCAPTTVDITTAFTATGGGTISYWRDAVASIPLTNPNAIAASGTYYIKSTVGTSTTCTEIKPVIVTIRPTEVITIACGTATLNSVTFNWNSISDATGFSYSSTINGIAGPSGTLAATATTLTIPGLLPNDAVQLKLTPTGSNCVQPATSGICNALPCNNPVVTPMVNLVVCSGASIPQQSFSSTPLDLINTKYHWSMTNSIGASALSGIGNIPSFTALNNTNSAITATIQVYAEQLGPCTGPIMTYTITVQPQPIITVTNPAAVCAPATVDITTAFTATGGGTISYWNDAAASIPLTNPNAVAASGTYYIKSTVGSSTTCTDIKPVIVTIRPTEVITIACGTATLNSVTFNWNSISDATGFSYASTINGIAGPSGTLAATATTLTIPGLLPNDAVQLTLAPTGSNCVQPATSGICNALPCNNPVVTPMANLVVCSGASIPQQTFSSTPVDLINTKYHWSMTNTIGAPALSGIGNIPSFTALNNTNSAITATIQVYAEQLGPCTGPIMTYTITVQPQPVVTVTSPAAVCAPATVDITTAFTATGGGTITYWNDAAASIPLTNPNAIAASGTYYIKSTVGSSTICTDIKPVNVTINTQPLANQPNALTICDDNNDGFGIFDLSNTTLLNEINSSTGVTISFHETQQNAINNVFAYTGLYNNNVKDNQTLYVRVSSNSTTCYALTTLQLKVNAKPLATLLAKPYELCDDNQDGFMTFNLRSLDSQILGVNNASTHTVAYFKNSTDAINNTNAISNASNYTNTIPNSETVFARVTHNTLGCFDVTSFTINVIALPTAILPTEYMLCDDASGNEIELFDLTTKINEITGGNTSLKVQFFRLQSEAIANANPITNITSFANTINSQTLFVSVTNTTTNCTSYTTLTLRVMPLPKPNTTPTTLQLCDSSTNNLGIATFDLTLAQNEIKNGDMSLVLEYYTNKIDADSGNTSNRISNPSQFTNTTVNQNIYVRVSTSPANPNDIKCATVVTLPLKVNLLPGFNNVSNYVLCEPNTDGFMTFDFSNKTVEMLNTVSNPNDYKISYFDSQVNAINNTNPLSNLYTNTTAFSQNIYVRIDNLITNCSSTSNSLQLIVEEGAATTSVTNAQSSFCDTDDTNDGKMTLNLTAFNTILLGTNPVSNYQITYFTSLNDAQLNNNPIPNPSSYLSAIPFSYMVYARITNIVSASKCTAIEAITITINPQVLPKPVDGIICVDPISGATIRDYIIDSTLPTTGYTYQWSFNGTVLPLEQNATLVANKAGSYSLIATNTLTGCSSKEVKIEVKSSQSANASYILTRSFSKEQMFTVSVSNGNVEDYSYQLDQGEIQLSPIFNGVTPGPHQITIRDLDGCQETILDAYALDFPNFFTPNGDGYNDTWNISDLSNQPNAVIYIFDRFGKLLNEIRPQGNGWDGTYNRNDLPATDYWFKVIFEENGKMVEFKSHFSLKR; the protein is encoded by the coding sequence TTGCTACTATTAGGTATAGGGAGTACTTCTAACTTGTTCGCTCAAAATTTAATAACCAATGGTAATTTTGGAACCTTCAATGCAAGTGTACCAAAACCACCAGCAGTTGGTTATCAAAGTAATTATAATCAAATTAATTACAATCAAGGCAATAGTGTACCTAGAGAGTATGCTATAACTAATGATGCCTTTAGTGTCAATACAACAAATTTTATTTCTATTAAAGACCACACAAATGGGAACGGCACAGGAAATATGATGGTTGTAGATGGAGACAGTAATGAAATTTTTTGGAAACAAAATCCCGATAGACAACTCTTAGCAGGACAAGCCTATGTTTTTAGTTTTTGGATTGCCAATGTAGCTATTTCAGGAAACCCTAAAGCTACCATTCGATTTAATCCTAGTGGTTGTTCAAGCTGTAGCTCCAGTACAATTGATTTAAATACGCTTCCTGCTGGCTGGAATAAAGTTAGTTTTACAATAACTCCTTCAACTACACAGTGGGTTCGTATTGAATTATCGACCGTAGGTGCTGGAGGTGGAGGAAATGATTTTGCCATTGATGACATAAGTTTATTTGGACCTCCACTACCTATTGCAATTTCTAGTTCTAAAACTAATCCATCGTGTATTGCTGCAAGTGATGGAGCAATTATCGCTTATGGCGCTGGAGGAATTCAACCTTATACTTATCAACTTAGCGGAACAGCTACAGCAACCAATACAACTGGAATATTTACAGGTCTTACAGGAGGTACCTATACCGCAACTGTAATAGATTCTGACAGTACACCTAAAACGATTAGTACCTCAGTTATCACCCTGACAGAGCCTACACCTGTTACAATTTCTTCTTCTTCAACAGGATGTATTCTTTCGGGAAACTCAGTCAATCTTACTGCAACTGGCGGAATTGCACCTTATACTTGGACAGCCAACATTGGTGGAAATCCAAGCAGTACATCAAATATGATTACGGTCAATCCTACCACAACCACCACTTATAACGTTAGTTCTACAATAAACTCTACATTAACTCCTTCAAATTTGATAACCAATGGTGATTTTGAGAATTTCAATAACGGATTTTCTTCAGAATATGGTTTTTATACCGTTAATCCGCTAGGAGCTCAAATTGCTTATGGTATCAAAAGTGATCCTTCTCAATGGTATTCTAAATTTGGAAAATATACAGACCACACATCTGGTACTGGAAACATGCTAGTTTGTGATGGAGCTACTGATGGGACAAGTGTGGTTTGGTCACAAACTGTAACGGTTAACCCATCAACAGCCTATAATTTTTCTTTTTGGGCACAAAACTTAATTAACTCAAACTATGCAACTTTTAAGGTAACTGTAAATGACATCCCCATAACCATTAGTCCAACATCAGCAACAAATGTTGGCGCGGCAAGTGATGGTTCAACTGTTGGTGGAGGCTGGACAGAACTTAAAGGAATATGGAATTCTGGAGGAGTAAGTTTGGCAACTATAAAAATTATAGATACGAATACATTAAGTGCTGGAAACGATTTTGCCATAGATGATATTGCATTAATCGCTCAAACTCCAATTAATAAATCTTGTCTACTAACTGCCTCTATAACTTTGACTGTTGGAGGAACTTCACCTATTACGAGTTTTAGCTACACGACACCAATCTGTCAAAATGAAGCCAATCCACTACCTATTCTCGCAACAGGATTTAAAACAGGAGGGAATTTTAGCTCAACTTCAGGATTAGCTATTAATAGCACTACAGGTGAAATTGATTTAGCCAATTCAACTGCCGGAACTTACGTGGTAACCTACGCTGTAAACGCCGATGCGACTTTATGCACCACTGCTGGATCCTCTACTTATACAATCGTTATAAAACCTGTTCCAACAATAACAAGTACACAAAACAACAGCCGATGTGGGAATGGTACCCTACTACTTCAAGCAATCGCAAGCAGTGGTAGTGTTCAATGGTACACCAATGCTACTGGTGGAAGTGCTATTGCTACCGGATCTACTTTTACAACTCCTTCTTTGAGCACAACAACAACCTATTATGTTGACGCTGTTGATAATGGTTGTAGTACAAATAGCCGAACCGCTGTTGTAGCTACAGTTAATTCATTACCTGCAATTCCAACTTTTACAAAAACAGAACCCACTTGCTCCACTCCTTCTGGCACCCTTGTAATTACTGGTCCAACACCTTTAACTGATTACCAATTTAGTCTAGATGGAGGTACATTTACATCTGCAACTACCTACTCCAATTTAATCCCTGGCCCTCACACTTTAGAAGCCAAATTAATTACGACATCATGTAGCTCGGGTACAGTGACAGCATACATTGCCCTAATTCCAAGTGGTCCTACTGCAATAGCGTCAACAATAGCCCCTGCTACTTGCGGAAACAGCAATGGTTCTATTTCATTAGGTGCAGTAACAGGAGGAACATCTGGATTTACTTATAGTTTTGATGGTTCAATCTTTACAGCTACACTTAACTACTCAGGCTTAGCCTCTGGAGATCACACATTAGTAATAAAAGATAGTAATGATTGTTTATCACCTGTCATTTTACTAAACGTTCCTTCTATCAGTTCTGCTGCACAGCCAAGTGCTGTTGCTAGTGCACATCCAACTTGTACAAATGCTAATGCGGGAGAAATCACGGTTACAACTGTCGCTGGGCTTACTTATTCTATTGACGGATCTGATTATAGCAACACTAGCGGTATTTTCTCAGGATTAGCTTCAGGTAGTTATTCTGTTACAGCGAAGAACGCAACAGGTTGTATTAGTCCTGCAACAATTGTTGGAATAAACAACCAACCGATAACTCCTGTTTTAGTAATTACAAATCCAAATCCCGTTTGTTCTCCCACAACGATAGACCTAACAGCTGCATCGATAACAGCTGGAAGTACTGGTGGTGGCACACTTTCTTATTGGACCAATGCAGCAGCCTCAACGCCTTTATTAACACCCAACTCAATAACAAGCTCGGGTACCTACTACATCAAAAGTATTGTTGGAGGAATCTGTTACGATATAAAACCAGTAGTAGTTACTATAAGACCGACAGAAACAATCGCTATATCTTGCGGAACCAGCACCATGAATAGTGTAAGCTTTAATTGGAATGCCATAACCGATTGCATTGGTTTTACCTACACAACCACAGTAAATGGGGCTGCTGGTAGTAGCGGAACGCTTATTGCCACTGCAACAAGTCTTACTATATCAGGATTATCTCCAGGTGATGCAGTGCAATTAACATTAACTCCAACAGGAAGTAATTGTGTTCAAGCTGTAACTTCAGCGCCTTGTTTTACATTGGTTTGTCCTCTCCCAACAGTTGACGCCATCTCTAATACTGTCGTTTGTTCAGGTGATACGATTCCAATTCAAGCATTTACGAGTACACCAATAGACCCAACAACAACCTTTAATTGGACTATAACCAATAACATCGGGAATGCATCAGCAACTGGAACGGGTAACATTCCTTCATTTGTAGCTAACAACACAACAAATTCCCCAATTGTGGGAACAATAACAGTTACAGCTTCTCAAGGAGCATGTACTGGTCCAGCAACAACCTACACCATCACCGTGCAACCTCTGCCTGTAGTTACTATTACTACTCCAGCAGCAGTTTGTGCTCCTACAACAGTAGATATTACAACAGCCTTCACGGCAACTGGAGGAGGTACAATTAGCTATTGGAGAGATGCTGTAGCTAGTATTCCGCTAACAAATCCAAATGCTATAGCTGCTTCTGGCACTTATTATATCAAAAGTACTGTTGGCACAAGTACAACCTGTACAGAAATAAAACCTGTTATTGTGACCATCAGACCAACTGAAGTAATAACAATCGCTTGTGGTACTGCAACTTTGAATAGTGTTACTTTCAATTGGAATTCCATATCTGATGCTACAGGATTTTCATACTCCTCTACAATTAACGGAATTGCTGGACCTAGTGGAACTTTAGCAGCAACTGCAACAACTTTAACTATTCCTGGTTTACTTCCAAATGATGCCGTACAACTAAAACTAACCCCTACGGGCAGTAATTGTGTACAACCTGCAACATCTGGAATCTGCAATGCGCTTCCTTGTAATAATCCTGTTGTAACGCCAATGGTAAATCTTGTCGTTTGTTCGGGAGCAAGTATTCCGCAACAAAGCTTTAGCAGTACTCCTTTAGACTTGATTAACACAAAATACCATTGGAGTATGACCAATAGTATTGGAGCCTCAGCACTTTCTGGAATTGGAAACATCCCAAGTTTTACCGCATTAAACAACACCAATAGTGCAATTACCGCAACTATACAAGTGTATGCAGAACAACTTGGTCCTTGTACAGGTCCAATTATGACCTACACTATCACCGTGCAACCTCAGCCTATAATTACTGTTACTAATCCAGCAGCGGTTTGCGCTCCTGCAACAGTAGATATTACTACAGCTTTCACGGCAACTGGCGGAGGGACCATTAGCTATTGGAACGATGCAGCAGCTAGTATTCCGCTAACAAATCCTAATGCTGTAGCCGCTTCTGGAACTTATTATATCAAAAGCACGGTTGGTTCAAGTACAACATGCACAGACATAAAACCTGTTATTGTAACCATCAGACCAACCGAAGTAATAACAATCGCTTGTGGTACTGCAACTTTGAATAGTGTTACTTTCAATTGGAATTCGATATCTGATGCTACAGGGTTTTCATACGCTTCCACAATTAACGGAATTGCTGGACCTAGTGGAACTTTAGCAGCAACTGCAACAACTTTAACTATTCCTGGTTTGCTTCCAAATGATGCCGTACAACTAACACTTGCACCTACGGGCAGTAATTGCGTACAACCTGCAACATCTGGAATCTGCAATGCGCTTCCTTGTAATAATCCTGTTGTAACGCCAATGGCGAATCTTGTAGTTTGTTCGGGAGCAAGTATTCCGCAACAAACCTTTAGCAGTACTCCTGTAGACCTGATTAATACCAAGTACCATTGGAGTATGACCAATACTATTGGAGCCCCAGCACTTTCTGGAATTGGAAACATCCCAAGTTTTACCGCATTAAACAACACCAATAGTGCAATTACAGCAACTATACAAGTGTATGCAGAACAACTTGGTCCTTGTACAGGTCCAATTATGACCTACACTATAACTGTGCAACCTCAGCCTGTAGTTACTGTTACTAGTCCAGCAGCGGTTTGTGCTCCTGCAACAGTAGATATTACAACAGCCTTCACGGCAACTGGCGGAGGTACAATTACCTATTGGAACGATGCCGCAGCTAGCATTCCGCTAACAAATCCTAATGCTATAGCTGCTTCTGGTACTTACTATATCAAAAGTACTGTTGGTTCAAGTACAATATGCACAGACATAAAACCTGTTAATGTAACCATAAACACACAACCATTGGCTAATCAACCAAATGCCCTTACTATTTGTGATGACAATAATGATGGTTTTGGAATATTTGATTTAAGCAACACAACTTTGTTAAATGAAATAAACTCCTCTACAGGAGTAACCATTAGTTTTCATGAAACACAGCAAAATGCTATCAATAATGTATTTGCGTATACTGGTTTGTATAATAACAATGTAAAAGATAATCAAACGCTATATGTGAGAGTGAGTTCTAATAGTACTACTTGTTACGCATTGACAACGCTACAATTAAAAGTCAATGCCAAGCCTCTTGCTACTCTTTTGGCAAAACCATATGAACTATGTGATGATAATCAAGACGGCTTTATGACTTTTAATTTAAGGTCACTAGATTCACAAATACTAGGAGTAAATAATGCTAGTACGCATACTGTTGCCTATTTCAAAAATAGTACAGATGCCATAAATAATACCAATGCAATAAGTAATGCTTCTAACTACACCAACACAATCCCTAACTCTGAAACAGTATTTGCGAGAGTCACTCACAATACACTTGGATGCTTTGATGTAACAAGTTTTACAATTAATGTTATTGCTTTACCTACAGCAATTTTGCCTACAGAATATATGTTGTGCGATGATGCCTCTGGAAATGAGATTGAGCTTTTTGATTTGACAACAAAAATCAATGAAATTACTGGTGGAAATACTAGTTTAAAAGTTCAATTCTTTCGTTTACAATCAGAAGCAATTGCTAACGCCAATCCGATAACAAATATTACAAGTTTTGCGAATACAATCAATTCACAAACCCTTTTTGTAAGTGTGACAAATACTACAACCAATTGTACTAGTTATACGACACTTACTTTGAGAGTTATGCCTTTACCAAAACCAAACACTACTCCTACTACATTGCAATTATGTGATAGTAGTACTAACAATTTAGGTATCGCAACTTTTGATTTGACTTTAGCTCAAAACGAAATCAAAAATGGTGATATGAGTCTTGTACTTGAATACTATACTAATAAAATTGATGCCGATAGCGGGAATACATCCAATAGAATTAGTAACCCTAGCCAATTTACCAACACGACAGTAAATCAAAACATTTATGTAAGAGTAAGTACATCACCTGCTAATCCAAATGATATCAAATGTGCAACTGTAGTTACACTTCCTCTAAAAGTGAATTTATTGCCAGGCTTTAACAATGTCTCTAATTATGTACTCTGTGAGCCCAATACTGATGGATTCATGACTTTTGACTTTTCAAACAAAACAGTAGAGATGTTGAATACCGTTAGCAACCCTAACGACTATAAAATCAGCTATTTTGATAGCCAAGTAAATGCAATCAATAATACAAACCCTCTTTCCAATTTGTATACTAATACAACTGCATTTAGTCAAAACATTTACGTTAGAATAGACAATTTGATTACAAACTGTTCCAGCACCTCTAATAGTTTGCAATTGATTGTCGAAGAGGGAGCGGCAACTACTAGTGTTACCAATGCTCAAAGTAGTTTCTGTGATACAGATGACACTAATGATGGAAAAATGACATTAAATTTGACAGCATTTAACACCATACTTCTAGGAACAAACCCTGTAAGCAATTATCAAATTACATATTTTACAAGTTTAAATGACGCTCAATTAAATAATAATCCAATACCAAATCCATCAAGCTATTTGAGCGCTATCCCTTTTAGCTATATGGTTTACGCAAGAATAACAAATATAGTATCGGCATCTAAATGCACGGCCATAGAAGCCATTACAATTACAATTAATCCACAAGTGCTACCTAAACCTGTCGACGGAATCATATGTGTTGACCCTATTTCTGGCGCTACAATTAGGGATTACATCATTGATTCCACATTACCAACTACTGGTTATACCTACCAATGGAGTTTTAATGGTACTGTGTTACCTCTTGAACAAAACGCAACTTTAGTGGCGAATAAAGCGGGTAGTTATTCCCTTATTGCCACCAACACGCTTACAGGTTGTAGTTCAAAAGAAGTAAAAATTGAAGTTAAATCATCTCAATCTGCCAATGCTTCGTACATTCTTACACGTTCTTTTTCAAAAGAACAAATGTTCACAGTTAGTGTTAGCAATGGCAATGTTGAAGATTATTCGTATCAATTAGACCAAGGAGAGATACAATTGTCACCTATATTCAATGGAGTAACTCCTGGTCCACATCAAATAACAATTAGAGATTTAGACGGTTGTCAAGAAACTATTTTGGACGCTTATGCTCTTGATTTCCCTAACTTCTTCACACCAAACGGAGACGGTTATAATGATACTTGGAATATTAGTGACCTATCAAACCAACCTAATGCTGTGATATACATCTTTGATAGATTCGGAAAACTCTTAAACGAAATTAGACCTCAAGGTAATGGCTGGGATGGAACTTACAATCGAAATGACCTTCCTGCTACTGACTATTGGTTCAAAGTAATCTTTGAAGAAAATGGTAAAATGGTTGAGTTTAAATCTCACTTTTCGCTGAAACGATAA
- a CDS encoding OmpA family protein, giving the protein MKKLLIIFFFLLTYNAMTAQKSSCSASDLIERLEYTKAIELLSKCIDVSSKNTAGMLQLANCYYYTSNTEEAEKYYKLSYEVIKDKATHFNYIDCLRSNKKYEKANAEMKKFALKYSSDSRSTTFHKKDNYTEALLNQQKKYTVKKININSDRSDFGGFLTDSTFYFVSSRIEQNKKYGWNEEPYLDIFSSIRKNDTVFSQPVPVKELNSTFHEGPITITKNGKNIYFSSESFTVNQFDKIKNKKLKSGQVQLFTATNDNGIWKNAKPLPFNSKLYSVSNPSVNSINTIVYFSSNMPGGIGGNDIWKVTINADGTYGKPENLGPRINTEGDESFPFIDENNLLYFASNGRLGLGGLDIYKLDLNNESEAENLGIPVNSSKDDFAFSTFYNRKIGYLSSNREGNDNIYSCIPDCTNYYAAVLTDASTNQPLSNAKVIVTDTNENPITTLQSDKNGWIEFRIACEKKPYLKIFKDGFVTKQVAIAPTVDPNLRITIPIEPIAEVVVTDTEIHFNPILFEFNKYEITKQSKTILDKLVYIMNQNVAMKIFIRAHTDSKGTSKYNMNLSEKRVQSTVNYILSKGISTTRISGKGFGESEPKINCGDQCTEEEHIQNRRSEFLIVKD; this is encoded by the coding sequence ATGAAAAAACTCCTCATTATATTCTTCTTTCTTTTGACCTACAACGCAATGACTGCACAAAAGAGTAGTTGCTCCGCATCAGATTTAATTGAAAGATTAGAATACACCAAAGCAATAGAATTACTTTCAAAATGTATTGATGTTTCTTCAAAAAATACGGCTGGTATGCTTCAATTAGCCAATTGCTATTACTATACTTCTAATACAGAAGAAGCCGAAAAATATTATAAATTATCTTACGAAGTTATTAAAGACAAAGCCACACATTTTAACTATATCGATTGCTTACGTTCCAATAAAAAATATGAAAAAGCCAATGCAGAGATGAAAAAATTTGCATTAAAATATTCATCTGATAGCAGAAGTACAACTTTTCATAAAAAGGACAACTATACTGAAGCATTACTAAACCAACAAAAGAAATACACTGTAAAAAAGATTAATATTAATTCCGATCGAAGTGATTTTGGAGGTTTTCTTACAGACAGTACTTTCTACTTTGTGAGCAGTAGAATAGAACAAAACAAAAAATACGGTTGGAATGAAGAACCTTATTTAGATATTTTTTCTAGTATCAGAAAAAATGACACTGTATTTTCTCAACCTGTACCTGTAAAAGAGCTAAATAGTACCTTTCATGAAGGGCCTATTACAATAACTAAAAACGGAAAAAACATCTATTTCTCTAGTGAAAGTTTCACGGTCAATCAATTTGACAAAATCAAAAACAAAAAGTTAAAAAGTGGTCAAGTTCAATTATTTACAGCCACCAATGATAATGGTATTTGGAAAAACGCAAAACCATTGCCTTTTAATAGTAAACTTTATTCAGTAAGTAACCCAAGTGTTAACTCTATCAATACAATAGTATACTTTTCTTCAAATATGCCCGGAGGAATTGGTGGAAATGATATATGGAAAGTAACTATTAATGCAGACGGAACGTATGGTAAACCCGAAAATTTAGGTCCAAGAATCAATACTGAAGGAGACGAATCCTTCCCTTTTATTGATGAAAACAATTTACTCTATTTTGCTTCGAATGGAAGACTAGGACTAGGTGGGCTAGATATTTACAAGTTAGATTTGAACAATGAAAGTGAGGCCGAAAATTTAGGAATACCTGTAAACAGTTCCAAAGATGACTTTGCTTTCTCTACTTTTTACAACCGAAAAATTGGCTATTTATCAAGCAATAGAGAGGGAAATGACAACATTTATTCTTGTATACCAGATTGTACCAATTATTATGCTGCTGTTCTTACAGATGCTTCTACGAATCAACCCCTAAGTAATGCAAAAGTGATCGTAACCGATACCAACGAGAACCCAATAACCACTTTGCAATCTGACAAAAATGGATGGATTGAGTTTAGAATCGCTTGTGAAAAAAAACCTTATCTAAAAATTTTCAAAGACGGCTTTGTTACTAAGCAGGTCGCTATTGCCCCAACTGTTGATCCTAATTTAAGAATTACTATCCCTATTGAACCAATTGCAGAAGTAGTGGTTACCGACACAGAAATCCACTTTAACCCAATTTTGTTTGAGTTCAATAAATATGAAATCACAAAACAATCAAAAACAATCTTAGATAAACTAGTTTACATAATGAATCAAAATGTGGCTATGAAAATTTTTATTAGAGCACATACAGATAGCAAAGGGACTTCGAAGTACAATATGAATCTGTCTGAAAAAAGAGTTCAATCTACTGTAAACTACATCTTGTCAAAAGGGATTAGTACTACTAGAATATCTGGGAAAGGATTCGGCGAATCTGAACCTAAAATAAACTGCGGTGATCAATGTACCGAGGAAGAACACATCCAAAATCGACGTTCAGAATTTCTTATCGTAAAGGACTAA